A window of Synechococcus sp. UW179A contains these coding sequences:
- a CDS encoding RluA family pseudouridine synthase: MSRAWSRPPLPEETFTDRFGEGEGELLSLTYPKPLPMRLDRWLVSQRSEQSRARIQKFIDAGYVRVNGKTGKAKTPLRQGDEVQLWMPPPEPLPYLKPQPMELNVLFEDEHLIVINKPAGLTVHPAPGNKDGTLVNGLLHHCPDLPGISGKLRPGIVHRLDKDTTGCIVIAKSQEALVRLQIQIQKRIASREYLAVVHGVPAGDSGTIVGAIGRHPVDRKKYAVVSGETGRHACTHWNLEERLGDYSLLRFKLDTGRTHQIRVHCAHMNHPVVGDPIYSRCRKLPIELPGQALHAFQLGLDHPITRKRMLFEAPIPPVMEKLLAVLRRRS; the protein is encoded by the coding sequence ATGAGTCGTGCCTGGAGTCGTCCTCCGCTGCCGGAAGAAACCTTCACCGACAGGTTCGGCGAGGGCGAGGGGGAGTTGCTCTCGCTCACCTATCCCAAACCGCTGCCGATGCGGCTCGACCGTTGGCTGGTCAGTCAGCGCAGCGAGCAGAGTCGCGCCCGCATTCAGAAGTTCATTGATGCCGGTTATGTGCGTGTAAATGGCAAGACCGGAAAGGCCAAGACACCTCTGCGCCAGGGCGATGAGGTGCAGCTGTGGATGCCACCGCCGGAGCCGCTGCCCTATCTGAAGCCGCAGCCGATGGAGCTCAATGTGCTCTTTGAAGATGAACATCTGATCGTGATCAACAAACCGGCCGGTCTCACGGTGCATCCGGCACCTGGCAACAAGGACGGCACGCTGGTGAATGGTTTGCTGCATCACTGCCCTGATCTGCCGGGCATTAGCGGCAAGTTGCGGCCCGGCATCGTCCATCGCCTCGACAAGGACACCACCGGTTGCATCGTGATCGCCAAGAGCCAGGAGGCTTTGGTGCGGCTGCAGATCCAGATCCAGAAACGCATCGCTTCACGCGAGTATCTGGCGGTGGTGCATGGGGTGCCTGCAGGAGACAGCGGCACGATCGTGGGGGCGATCGGTCGCCACCCGGTGGACCGCAAGAAATATGCGGTGGTGAGTGGTGAGACTGGACGTCATGCCTGCACGCACTGGAACCTGGAGGAGCGGCTCGGCGATTATTCGCTGTTGCGCTTCAAGCTCGACACCGGCCGTACCCATCAGATCCGGGTGCATTGCGCGCATATGAACCATCCAGTGGTGGGTGACCCCATTTACAGCCGCTGCCGCAAATTGCCGATTGAACTGCCCGGCCAGGCGCTGCATGCCTTTCAGCTGGGCTTGGATCACCCCATCACACGGAAGCGAATGCTGTTTGAAGCACCGATCCCTCCAGTGATGGAGAAATTATTGGCGGTCCTAAGACGCCGTTCCTAG
- a CDS encoding ABC transporter substrate-binding protein, producing MPKRIRSIVLFGLGAFVACTMGDLSCKVHANEKSTNGREPVNVIWHPDPPYALNENEIPTGFEIDLWRMIAENRKIPYRITRANTFGELLEAIGSGRADVAMGGILINENRSKRFKFTFPTATSEFKIYELKQEESTALRLLQVTTSKEVLLIFVGVALIACFFAVPVWLLERNRLNLIHEKKRHQLILILQKTLLLSTDHTQKSKTRIISIVSLFARVLLTAYFASYILKTASNAQKSSDQEVIVSLDNATLKGKTFASLPDSIQESILKAKGIKQISCELMPECIQQLESGLADAILADNQSMQTALQQMPSAPNIKPTSKTLTTLFIAYGMSKNFLDDPRSSAINDAIARSYYDGTYTKLSQTWLRQ from the coding sequence ATGCCCAAGCGGATCAGAAGCATTGTGTTATTTGGGCTGGGTGCATTCGTGGCGTGCACGATGGGGGATTTAAGTTGCAAAGTCCACGCAAATGAAAAGAGCACGAATGGTCGAGAACCAGTCAACGTGATTTGGCACCCCGATCCACCTTATGCATTAAACGAAAACGAGATCCCCACAGGATTTGAGATCGATCTCTGGCGGATGATCGCCGAAAACCGGAAGATCCCATACCGCATCACACGAGCGAATACCTTTGGCGAGCTTCTGGAAGCAATTGGCAGTGGGCGTGCAGACGTGGCAATGGGCGGGATTTTAATTAACGAAAATCGAAGCAAACGCTTCAAATTCACCTTTCCAACAGCTACGAGCGAATTCAAAATCTATGAGCTGAAACAAGAAGAGTCGACAGCACTTCGCCTGCTCCAGGTGACAACTTCCAAGGAAGTACTCCTGATCTTTGTGGGAGTCGCCCTAATCGCCTGCTTCTTCGCAGTACCGGTTTGGCTGCTAGAGCGCAATCGACTCAATCTCATTCACGAAAAGAAACGACACCAACTAATTCTAATCCTACAGAAAACACTTTTACTCTCTACAGATCACACACAAAAATCCAAAACCAGAATTATTTCAATCGTCTCATTATTTGCAAGGGTCTTGTTAACAGCTTATTTCGCTTCCTACATCCTAAAAACAGCGAGCAATGCACAGAAGAGTAGCGATCAGGAAGTGATAGTTTCGCTCGACAACGCCACCCTTAAAGGCAAAACCTTCGCTTCTTTACCGGACTCAATTCAGGAATCTATTTTGAAAGCCAAAGGCATCAAACAAATCAGCTGCGAGCTGATGCCTGAATGTATTCAACAACTTGAAAGCGGTCTCGCTGATGCGATCCTCGCAGATAACCAGAGCATGCAAACTGCTCTTCAACAGATGCCATCTGCACCCAATATCAAGCCAACGAGTAAAACCCTGACAACATTATTTATCGCCTACGGGATGTCAAAAAACTTTCTAGACGACCCCCGCTCAAGCGCAATCAATGACGCAATAGCTCGCAGTTATTACGACGGGACTTACACCAAACTGAGCCAAACATGGCTACGCCAATAG